In Oreochromis aureus strain Israel breed Guangdong linkage group 6, ZZ_aureus, whole genome shotgun sequence, the genomic window CACCGGTGGCCACAGAGTCGGCTGAATCATCGGGGTTGGTTTGACGATTGAGACGCCAAAGAAGGGCAAAGTCTTGAGGTTCTGTCTGTGTGAAGCAGCCAGTATCTGCCAGAGTAGGAGGGGTAGGTGGCTGCAGGGATGCCTCAGATTTAGACAAATCCAAGTTTGGTTTAAGATCAAGACTAGTGTTTGCATTAAACTTGGTTTCACCAGCTGAGCCACTATGGCAACAGTCTGAGTTTTGAGCTGTGGTGTTGGGACAATCTACGGACAGGGGGCAGTTTTGAGTGAAGGTGAGTGCGAGTTTGCACTGCTTCCCTGACCTACGACCCTGACGCAGTTTTCCCTCCTGACCACCTCCGATGGAGGGGCTGCTTTCTGTTTCCACAGAGCCTTCACACACAGGACTCTGACAAGTTTCACTCATATATGTACAATCAGCCTCTGCGGCAGTCTCTCGGTCATTCTCAGTGCATTTACTCATATCCACATGAGGAGTGGCCTCATCTTCAGTACTGTGGCTTCCTGTATCACTGTTACATACATTTGACTCTAAAGTTTTGGAGCTGTCTAACAAATCCGTGGCAAGAGCTGAAGTTGGATTTTCTTTGTTGGCTGAATTTAGGTCTGCAGTCTCTGGCTCCGTAGTATTCCTTTCCTCATCCTTAGGTCCTTCAGTCTCGATTTTAAATCCATCTGAGTCATCAATTCTTGATTCCTGGCCAATACAAGAGTCAGCAGCCTTCCAGTCTAACACGCAGTCTGGTAAATCACCTCTGCTGACATTAATTGTGTTCTTGTTTCGTTTTCTCTCTTTACTGTTAGATCTGCTGCTGTGGGATTCCTCAGAGCTTCCATCTGCCTCGTCCTCTCTCTCGGAACCTTCTCCAGAACTCAGAGAAAGGAAGGGAGAGTGGGAAGAGCTGGTTGAAACTGTGGCTACGCCAGTCTGGATCAGATCAAGAAGCTTCTGAACCTCAGTTAAATCCGGGCCTGGCTGTGCTGGCTGTGCTCTTATTGCTTTTTCATAAACACTGGCTTCTTGACATGCGTCTTCATCTTCCCTTCCATGTACCTCGTTatatctttctctttttcttgccTCCCGCTGCATAAGAGGCCCTTCACATGGCCAGTCTCCCACAAAGTTCAATGTTTTAGGCGTGACCTTCTCTTCTTCGTACCTCACCACCTCGAATCTTTTTACTTTCTCCTCTCTTATCATTTCTTTCACCTTTGTCATGCTGTCTACTTGGTTAGTGTCTTTCACCAGATCTGCAGGCTCCATCCTCCTGCTTGGtctttctctcctcactctcTGTCCAATAGACTCAGCGAAAGCCACAGGAATTTCATCCCCACACTGATCTTCATTCATCACCGATTCTACTATACAGTCTGGCATTCTCTGCTCTAATACTGGGTGATTTCGCTCTAACTGAGCATCTAGCTCAGAGTCTAATTCCCCCAAATTCATATCATCATTTTCATCAGAAGTTTCCGGGCTGTCTGTAGGTTTTTCTCCAAGGTGTAAGTTGAGAGACTCAGTGGATTTGGGGCTGCCTTCTCTGGGCATTCCCACATCTCCAGAAAAACCAACAGACGACACATCtgggagagaggaaaagagCTGAGAGCTGGATGTCTGACATCCTTCAGCTAATCTGGGCTGACCTACAAGGTCAGGACAAGGTGCTTCACAAGATGCGAGCctgaaggaaacaaaaaagaTACACAGGCACGGTCAGACGTTTACATACATTTATCATGGGCATGAAAGTCTGGTAATTTTGGccttttaattatttctttgaatCAGTCTTTTCCCAGAgaggaatgattgtacagcatgcATCTTTAAAGACTTTTAAAATCAAGAACTGAGTGCACAAGTTTAAATTTATTCAGGATTTTCTCTAAAACTCACATACAAGctcaaatatacacatataacaTAATTTCTCAGGCATATGGGACGGTAATTTTGAGTGAAACTCACTGTGAGATTCTGTTTTGCAGAAGAACCTGTTGTTTCCGTTCAGGCATCTGTGAACCCATGATGGACTGGACTGTGACGAAGCGCTCATATCCTTCAAGCATGCGGCGGATTGTTTCCACGTGTACGTTATGTGTAGTACGCCTGCACAGACCaccaaaaaagcaaaactgaagGGATGAAATTTTTTCAagcaacattttcaaaaaaatcattttctacACTGAAACCATAGGCTGCTGTAATTCCTCTGTTACGCTCACCTCACCAGTTCTTTGGGCTTATGTTTCCACCGGGTGTCTGGCTCTTTGAACAGTACCTTATAGTCATGTTTTAGCGCCTAGGAAAGATTAAGGGAAAATCTTTTTGTGTAGTTCATAACCAGTTTATGCATACTTCAATATCCAGCCACTTATTATAATAACTACACCCTAAATGTTCAGTTTGCCTCTGGACTAAACTGGACTGCATGTCTGAAAACACATATAGTAAGGAGAAATACGGTCTTAAAAGCCTTTGCACATTTGCAGTGTTGTCTCTTAAGTTTACTGATAAGATGACTGACCTGTGCAACATATGGTTTCATCTCCCAGCCCTGCATGTTGGTATTATCAATGATGATGGGATTATTCCCCTTCTCAAAAGCCTCCTTAGCTGTGGGACAAGAATAAGGGAGATAAGCCACAGTGCAATTCTTCCAATAGTACAACAGAAGCTGAAAAAGCATAAAGCAATCAATaacagagatttaaaaaattaaaaaaggatCACAGAGAGTGTTTCACTTgctatcactgtgtgtgtgtgttgtttacCTCGTTTATGGTTCCACTCATGGGCTTCCCCCAGGACAGTGGGGTCAAAATTATATTCTCCATTGTGATTGAAATAGTCGTCGGTGCTTAGTACAACTCCGCCTGGGTTGTTCTGTAGCAAGGCTCTGCAAAGACACACACGAAGTTTAAATGCAACACAGCTGCTGATTACTGTAGCAGAAATCATCGACTCCTCCGGAGCAGGGGTTGCTGAAGTGTTGCTTAGATTGTGTCTCTGCTGTTTCAACATAATACCGGCTTTGTTGTAAACTACTGGTGAATCATCTCTCCAATGACCCGTaatctttttttacatttagatcatgtgaacattttatcGTGTTGGTTGTCACTCTGGAACAGAGTCTCTTCCCTGTCTTTAAAACATCCAACACAAGGTTGCAACATACTATTCAACTAATGGAAACAGGCTAAAGTTGTGAAAGAAGATTTCCAATATTTCCTACAGTGcttgagcaacagttctccagacattctgaaggtctttcaaatcagttgctttttcactcatccTTATACCGAACCATttttagaggaatgttttttgCTACTAAAAActctgacctatgaatcattcgaCCATTAAAATGGGTGTTGTGTTTATAAATAACAGATGCTTTAGCAAAGAAgctattttaaattgtatcattAGGCCCTGTGTTACCAGCGGCCTGAACCTagccttcaagaagcctggagaactaatTCTGAAGTaacaaaattacaagaaagcttgcctaagacaCCAGGGTGTCTTGGAGAATAAAAGTGGTCATAAAAAATAGTACATTTCAAGTTCCCGAGAACagaacaaactctgtttttggctcaaaaactgcatttcagtTTGCATGTTTGAATAAATTCCTGCACCCATTTCCATTTTCAAAGCAAAATGGAAATGagtggtggctcaagacttttgtacagtgctatatttaaataatatgtCAGTAATttaacaacaaatattttatctTTTCTGGTATTTTTTTAAGATATTTAAATTTCACTGTTGAAGTATTATTTGTAGCACTTtgtagtaaaatataaaaagaaaaaggaagacaCACAAGGCAGGAGAATCTAAGTTTTGCACATATATATGTTGTAAAAATAGAAAGGCCAAAGTTTGTTGCTAAAAGCTCAAATCTTACCTAGCCAAGAaatctaaactgagcaccttattggctgatttaaaaaatagGTTTGCAGAAAAACCTCCTATTACTTTTTAGGCCATCAAAACATTCCTACCTTGCCAAGGTGGATTTGCCAGACCCCGGAGCACCCCGCAGGAGCACAAGCACCTTCCCTTCCAAACGAAGCCTGCTGTTGCGGGCAGGAAGCTGTGGGGGCGCAGGCTGGGCCCAAGACTTTGGAATAGTAGCAGAAGGTTTGAGAGGTGCTTGAGAGAGAGGGCCATGAATCAGATAGGGGACAGACAAATATGAAGGTGTTTGAGCCACGGGAGTAATAAAGGCCGGCATCTGGTTTCCATGCATACGAGGAGAAAACACTGGTGCCTCCAGGTTCCAGTGTTTTGATAAGTGGTCGAGCTGCTCCGGATTCACTGTGTTCATCTTGGATCTCGCTCCTCTGTCGGAGTGCATGACCCCAGCGTTCTCTGAAAGAGTGTGTGTCAGGTCTTGCTTTTTATACACCTGGAAAGCAGAGGGACGCCCTGAAGCTGCCAGGTCCAAGGCAGGTTTTGGGGTGTTTGCAGATGTTTCTGTTGTCAGGTGTGTGAAATCCACTACAGGTTGCTGCCCTTCTGTGCTCTTTTGTTCCCATGTGCTGAGCTGGTCGAGCGGAGAAGAAGCTCCAGATTTATGCTCTATGAAACGTCCTTCAGGGCCAAGCCGCTCAGCAGAGGGCTCTCGAGATCCATGGTTCAGGCTGGACTGAAGCAACTCAGGGAGAGCTTGCTgaggaagtggtggtggagggaaagaagaagaaagcgaTGCACCAGAAGATAAATATTTGCTGCTGTGGTGCTCCTTACCAACATCCTGTTGCGCAGCTAGTGTCTCTAACTCTTGATCAACCAGCAGGTCAAGCTCTTCTGTCAGCGGGTTtgaggagggaggagaggaaggctTCTGTGAGGGTTCAGAAAAGTGCTGTGGGGCAAGCAAGGCTGCAGCAGTGCGCTCAAAGCCAGAAACAGAGGGTGGGGCAGCGACTGTGTCTTCAGCAGCCACAGAAAGTTCCAAGAGGGAGTCCATTGCATGTTCAACTATGACACAAAAAGACAGATAAGATAAGCAGAACGGTTTCATGCACATCTTAAATGTGTTAAAATGGCACTCAATATCTGAGTGccattttaacacattaaacagCTTATACAGAGCAAAGTAAAACCACTGATTTATTTACTCACTGTAGAGTAAAATCTATGGATCAGCCACAGCATGAAAAACTGATGATTTGTTACTTGGTAGCTATGAATAAGCTCCATATGTTTGCTCTTCAGTGACTTTACATGCTCAGGTTGTCAGAAGAGCATAAGCAGACCAGGATGTCAGAGGTTCATAAGGAGACTTGTCAGAAACAAATCTggatttgttttggattttagaCCTTAGACAGGTGAAGCCGTTACACACAGAGTCACGGATGTTGGATAAATTacttgctgcacagctgccatCTTTAAGTTGGATCCATGCCTATCCCAGCAGAcgctttttattattttattatattttattgtatagCTCCTGTTATATCTGTGCATGTATGAGGAATAAATATGCGCTGCAAGTTAATGTGAGTACATAAATCGTCATTACACGCGAACAGAATTTTAAGTGTTTCTGAGACTATAAATATGCTAACAAAATAACACAGACAGCATATGTGGTCTGATATTTTCGTGCATCATCTTGTTGTGGGACTTCAGGTTTTACTGGAGAGCAATCCACCATAGCACCTCTGCTCCTGGACTATTTAAGGTGCGCCTTtatccaaaaaaaacaaaatggaaatTACAAAATGACTGATGGTAGTCTTTGTGCCTTTGTATTGTTATATGTCGGTCCTGATCTGCCTACAAAGCGTAGTAAAACGCCTCAGTACTGTCAGAAATGCATGACTAAGAGGCTACACTGTACACAGCTAACTGGTTAGTCAAGTTACAACAAATACCTTTCCCAAAAGTAACACGGCGCGTCTGTCACGTTACCTTTGAAGTCACACTCGGAGAGCACGATGTAAATAACTTCGGGGTCCAGATGTGAGAACATCTCCTGCATGCTTCTGACGATCTCATCGTTGACGGTATTGGGTGGAAAGTTGCTGGACATACCACCGCCGTGTCCCTGCTGTAGTGGGTAACCCGTGCTCTGACCGAGGTTTCCCCGCTCATTTGGACCGCCGTCGGGGAGCCTGCCCGGACTCTGGCCGTTTTTCTTTCTCCGAGGCATTCCGTTGGTCACCAGCTGCTCTCATTGGCAGCTAACAGAGCTAGCCAAGTAGCCTATGACCTACAGGAGGACGGGTCAAAGCTGAAAACATGTTGTAGCTCCAAAGTGCAAAAACTCTGTAATGCTATCTATAGCAGTACGAACGACAACACAAGTGCACCGGAAGCAACCCACCGGAAGTCAAAAGGGTAACTTCAAAATAATAGGCTGTTTCTCAGTACGCCTACTTGAAACGCCCACAGATTTCCATGGCCTTTCAGAAAAATGTCACACCCTGCTGTGGAAGCTTGTTTCCGCcattgaaaaaatatatatatccatACGTCAGAGTTTCGGGTAATCATACGAAAATTCGAGTTAATTGCAAATTAGATATAATTacataatttatatttattaactTAAACATCTGAGAAAATACCTTGCGATTTCAAAT contains:
- the n4bp2 gene encoding NEDD4-binding protein 2 isoform X1 — translated: MPRRKKNGQSPGRLPDGGPNERGNLGQSTGYPLQQGHGGGMSSNFPPNTVNDEIVRSMQEMFSHLDPEVIYIVLSECDFKVEHAMDSLLELSVAAEDTVAAPPSVSGFERTAAALLAPQHFSEPSQKPSSPPSSNPLTEELDLLVDQELETLAAQQDVGKEHHSSKYLSSGASLSSSFPPPPLPQQALPELLQSSLNHGSREPSAERLGPEGRFIEHKSGASSPLDQLSTWEQKSTEGQQPVVDFTHLTTETSANTPKPALDLAASGRPSAFQVYKKQDLTHTLSENAGVMHSDRGARSKMNTVNPEQLDHLSKHWNLEAPVFSPRMHGNQMPAFITPVAQTPSYLSVPYLIHGPLSQAPLKPSATIPKSWAQPAPPQLPARNSRLRLEGKVLVLLRGAPGSGKSTLARALLQNNPGGVVLSTDDYFNHNGEYNFDPTVLGEAHEWNHKRAKEAFEKGNNPIIIDNTNMQGWEMKPYVAQALKHDYKVLFKEPDTRWKHKPKELVRRTTHNVHVETIRRMLEGYERFVTVQSIMGSQMPERKQQVLLQNRISQLASCEAPCPDLVGQPRLAEGCQTSSSQLFSSLPDVSSVGFSGDVGMPREGSPKSTESLNLHLGEKPTDSPETSDENDDMNLGELDSELDAQLERNHPVLEQRMPDCIVESVMNEDQCGDEIPVAFAESIGQRVRRERPSRRMEPADLVKDTNQVDSMTKVKEMIREEKVKRFEVVRYEEEKVTPKTLNFVGDWPCEGPLMQREARKRERYNEVHGREDEDACQEASVYEKAIRAQPAQPGPDLTEVQKLLDLIQTGVATVSTSSSHSPFLSLSSGEGSEREDEADGSSEESHSSRSNSKERKRNKNTINVSRGDLPDCVLDWKAADSCIGQESRIDDSDGFKIETEGPKDEERNTTEPETADLNSANKENPTSALATDLLDSSKTLESNVCNSDTGSHSTEDEATPHVDMSKCTENDRETAAEADCTYMSETCQSPVCEGSVETESSPSIGGGQEGKLRQGRRSGKQCKLALTFTQNCPLSVDCPNTTAQNSDCCHSGSAGETKFNANTSLDLKPNLDLSKSEASLQPPTPPTLADTGCFTQTEPQDFALLWRLNRQTNPDDSADSVATGDIRVLYGDSSRFVPELSSAVSAADAVHPSGHREVPYRVVHEKGTQLEEKELGLTQNRLESLRVLSRHFRLVSFDTLEDLYDKCSQDIEWTTNLLLDSGERFFRDEDGEEEDGGAHIHDTSDLCAASCQAVESSSCPNMLDEDHPEDWPKEKPAVLEVETQQSTSVTVSESEESQNNIDVSDSGGAAVLVTNHPDAIPDSEKAPETDLSVPESVKERERSDSAEPKVISESDQERGAWGGSSDNAIIEKSGAEIEDEIANMEEMNRLLWAELEELEREEREEKQRREETRGRHHLDIQSVELKLPTELALQLTELFGPVGVDPGSCSADDYAVQMDLNLAKLLHQKWKETIQESQRQAALSFHLLQESSVHWGDSQAGKTGSRDQTQSANFLINTDEHTSMGSHPEACGPMPIMDHWNASRPLVSLREIMEEEQALQNNLEKTRKSRADLDQRNGATLLKEKQLYALFPTIDRHFLQDIFRDHNYSLTEAELFLRSLLNEEPVKTVVAPEAPRSDHHRPASKEREKKQRAVESAIPNYQDTEDPDYEDFRAEARLQRSRQLESFAKAAEAYKQGRKEVASFYAQQGHLHGQRMREANHRAAVQIFERVNSSLLPSNILDLHGLHVNEALEHLAQVLLDKTKECEQGLCRPQLSVITGRGNRSQGGVARIRPAVIDYLTNKHYRFTEPKPGLVLVSLK
- the n4bp2 gene encoding NEDD4-binding protein 2 isoform X2, encoding MPRRKKNGQSPGRLPDGGPNERGNLGQSTGYPLQQGHGGGMSSNFPPNTVNDEIVRSMQEMFSHLDPEVIYIVLSECDFKVEHAMDSLLELSVAAEDTVAAPPSVSGFERTAAALLAPQHFSEPSQKPSSPPSSNPLTEELDLLVDQELETLAAQQDVGKEHHSSKYLSSGASLSSSFPPPPLPQQALPELLQSSLNHGSREPSAERLGPEGRFIEHKSGASSPLDQLSTWEQKSTEGQQPVVDFTHLTTETSANTPKPALDLAASGRPSAFQVYKKQDLTHTLSENAGVMHSDRGARSKMNTVNPEQLDHLSKHWNLEAPVFSPRMHGNQMPAFITPVAQTPSYLSVPYLIHGPLSQAPLKPSATIPKSWAQPAPPQLPARNSRLRLEGKVLVLLRGAPGSGKSTLARALLQNNPGGVVLSTDDYFNHNGEYNFDPTVLGEAHEWNHKRAKEAFEKGNNPIIIDNTNMQGWEMKPYVAQALKHDYKVLFKEPDTRWKHKPKELVRRTTHNVHVETIRRMLEGYERFVTVQSIMGSQMPERKQQVLLQNRISQLASCEAPCPDLVGQPRLAEGCQTSSSQLFSSLPDVSSVGFSGDVGMPREGSPKSTESLNLHLGEKPTDSPETSDENDDMNLGELDSELDAQLERNHPVLEQRMPDCIVESVMNEDQCGDEIPVAFAESIGQRVRRERPSRRMEPADLVKDTNQVDSMTKVKEMIREEKVKRFEVVRYEEEKVTPKTLNFVGDWPCEGPLMQREARKRERYNEVHGREDEDACQEASVYEKAIRAQPAQPGPDLTEVQKLLDLIQTGVATVSTSSSHSPFLSLSSGEGSEREDEADGSSEESHSSRSNSKERKRNKNTINVSRGDLPDCVLDWKAADSCIGQESRIDDSDGFKIETEGPKDEERNTTEPETADLNSANKENPTSALATDLLDSSKTLESNVCNSDTGSHSTEDEATPHVDMSKCTENDRETAAEADCTYMSETCQSPVCEGSVETESSPSIGGGQEGKLRQGRRSGKQCKLALTFTQNCPLSVDCPNTTAQNSDCCHSGSAGETKFNANTSLDLKPNLDLSKSEASLQPPTPPTLADTGCFTQTEPQDFALLWRLNRQTNPDDSADSVATGDIRVLYGDSSRFVPELSSAVSAADAVHPSGHREVPYRVVHEKGTQLEEKELGLTQNRLESLRVLSRHFRLVSFDTLEDLYDKCSQDIEWTTNLLLDSGERFFRDEDGEEEDGGAHIHDTSDLCAASCQAVESSSCPNMLDEDHPEDWPKEKPAVLEVETQQSTSVTVSESEESQNNIDVSDSGGAAVLVTNHPDAIPDSEKAPETDLSVPESVKERERSDSAEPKVISESDQERGAWGGSSDNAIIEKSGAEIEDEIANMEEMNRLLWAELEELEREEREEKQRREETRGRHHLDIQSVELKLPTELALQLTELFGPVGVDPGSCSADDYAVQMDLNLAKLLHQKWKETIQESQRQAALSFHLLQESSVHWGDSQAGKTGSRDQTQSANFLINTDEHTSMGSHPEACGPMPIMDHWNASRPLVSLREIMEEEQALQNNLEKTRKSRADLDQRNGATLLKEKQLYALFPTIDRHFLQDIFRDHNYSLTEAELFLRSLLNEEPVKTVVAPEAPRSDHHRPASKEREKQRAVESAIPNYQDTEDPDYEDFRAEARLQRSRQLESFAKAAEAYKQGRKEVASFYAQQGHLHGQRMREANHRAAVQIFERVNSSLLPSNILDLHGLHVNEALEHLAQVLLDKTKECEQGLCRPQLSVITGRGNRSQGGVARIRPAVIDYLTNKHYRFTEPKPGLVLVSLK